A window of the Ostrea edulis chromosome 1, xbOstEdul1.1, whole genome shotgun sequence genome harbors these coding sequences:
- the LOC125648266 gene encoding endoglucanase E-4-like, protein MFVRIVCLLVVTFTRGHALHTDMSRVNDWGNGRFEGHITFPIHGEAVGGWECIVTFSEPVTGLSEWMGDIIKHSSDNKVYVLVNKPHTGIQTDGQTLDITIQASYTGSKAPTATAELINLAHDGMKPPTISVDDGTKYNYNEVLMKSIMFYEAQRSGKLPADNRITWRGDSSLLDQGDNGEDLTGGWYDAGDNIKFGFPMAATTTILSWGLLRYKDAYTHSGQLDNMYDCIRWSLEWLLKCHTGTNELYVQVGDGKSHSIWDRPESMTTRQPAFKVDASKPGSDVAGEYAAAMAAGYLAFKDKDPVFAAKLLEHAKQINDFAVAHKGKYSDSVTAAAEFYRSVDYNDELSWAGAWLYKATNETKYLTQAETYYVAGPSWGQSWDDKTAGCQVLLYEETGKDKYKQDIESTFQDWMPGGSVPYSPQGLAFRSQWGSLRYTSNMAFIALMAADDGLHATSYRDWAKSQIHYALGDTGRSFMCGFGVNPPVKPHHRGASCPTLPAPCGWADQTKKAPNPHVLYGALVGGPDGSDGYVDSRQNFQSNEVACDYNAGFQSAVAGLESLFLRGMLSSS, encoded by the exons ATGTTTGTGAGAATTGTGTGCCTCCTGGTGGTGACATTCACTCGTGGTCATGCTCTACATACAGACATGTCACGGGTCAATGACTGGGGTAATGGACGATTTGAGGGTCACATCACATTTCCCATACACGGGGAGGCTGTTGGAGGGTGGGAGTGCATCGTCACCTTCTCCGAACCCGTAACAGGATTGTCg GAGTGGATGGGAGACATCATTAAGCACTCATCCGACAACAAGGTCTACGTCCTGGTAAATAAACCTCACACAGGaatacagacagacggacaaacgcTGGACATCACCATTCAGGCAAGCTACACCGGAAGTAAGGCCCCCACCGCCACAGCAGAGTTGATCAATCTTGCTCATGACGGCATGAAGCCTCCAACCATTTCCGTCG ATGATGGAACAAAGTACAATTATAACGAGGTTCTGATGAAGTCCATCATGTTTTACGAAGCACAGCGGTCAGGGAAGTTACCGGCGGACAACCGGATTACGTGGCGCGGGGACTCGTCACTACTGGATCAAGGAGACAATGGGGAGGATCTCACGGGGGGCTGGTACGACG CGGGTGATAACATCAAGTTTGGTTTTCCTATGGCGGCGACCACCACCATCCTCTCCTGGGGACTCCTGAGGTACAAAGACGCGTACACACACAGTGGTCAGTTGGACAACATGTACGACTGTATTAGGTGGTCACTGGAGTGGCTGCTTAAGTGTCACACCGGAACCAACGAGTTATATGTTCAG GTCGGGGATGGAAAGTCACACTCGATTTGGGACAGACCAGAAAGTATGACAACCAGACAACCGGCATTCAAAGTAGATGCAAGTAAACCCGGAAGTGACGTCGCTGGAGAATACGCAGCCGCAATGGCAGCTGGATATTTGGCTTTCAAAGATAAAG ATCCTGTATTTGCTGCAAAGCTACTCGAACACGCTAAACAAATAAATGACTTCGCTGTGGCCCACAAGGGAAAATATTCGGACAGCGTCACCGCCGCTGCCGAGTTTTATAG ATCGGTGGACTATAATGATGAGCTATCATGGGCAGGGGCGTGGCTCTATAAAGCCACCAATGAAACCAAGTACTTGACACAGGCGGAGACATACTACGTGGCGGGACCTTCCTGGGGCCAGTCCTGGGACGATAAAACCGCTGGCTGCCAG gttCTGCTGTATGAAGAAACTGGAAAGGACAAATACAAACAGGACATTGAATCCACTTTCCAGGATTGGATGCCCGGGGGTAGTGTACCCTACAGTCCTCAGGGACTGGCGTTCAGAAGTCAATGGGGGTCACTGAGATACACAT CTAACATGGCTTTCATTGCCCTTATGGCGGCTGATGACGGGCTCCACGCAACCAGCTATAGGGATTGGGCAAAGAGTCAGATCCACTACGCCCTGGGGGACACAGGAAGAAGTTTTATGTGTGGGTTCGGTGTCAACCCGCCCGTCAAGCCACACCACCGCGGAGC CTCTTGTCCCACACTCCCGGCACCCTGTGGGTGGGCGGATCAAACCAAGAAAGCGCCGAATCCGCACGTGCTGTATGGCGCACTGGTAGGAGGACCAGATGGAAGTGACGGTTACGTGGATAGTCGGCAAAATTTTCAGAGTAATGAAGTAGCTTGTGACTACAATGCTGGTTTCCAGTCAGCCGTGGCGG GATTGGAATCTCTCTTTTTACGCGGGATGTTGAGTTCTTCGTGA
- the LOC125661998 gene encoding uncharacterized protein LOC125661998 isoform X1: MLHVLLSPVTSTFVLIFAPMHLKGDAAPISEGVGTVKCPYNESEWKERSADFFCQGEDVYHCFLSQNKVSVEEICMERTMIQKEFCPVFTDDGYLHWARCNQTGCPNVTYVSDEVYKYRVCFGDTDCSFTFRDEEDEEPGGLALGLGLGLGVGILLVIGVSVLVYRKLSRQTKETKDIINGTTALKSERIIYVVGNLGNSVSTVGKGIVEAFAKKHNMDHIYSNYLDISEDFDFSPNTIYFVDGWFGLWNDNPCEKSGVFDCLRRIKAEGKDRNKRTKFVIGLRTDIRDSYIKDFKGNGIPFSQRHTILRESSSKEKWVKLKNHLQNVKRACTADGCQCKSLKVKDIMSIDAVPIGPHLMVKLLDLDHTKARDLVDEDKGPLTVMCEHFMGLKSKDEQFFKCIMYIVLIGFYDENEFRHDVATHFSISKTSLKECDLKKYTKRLKASQLAPMWTSQLTGVSKEREGVYVFWHNFLYICAFHACFALYPDKMMQYCNLDAILQLVRPEGQRSPFTVEADKTLISRFYEDRISGKVIKCDVKDHPLLMFLRDGFKND, from the exons atgttacatgtacttctTTCACCGGTCACATCAACCTTTGTCCTCATCTTCGCTCCGATGCACCTGAAAGGAG ATGCAGCACCGATTTCAGAAGGCGTAGGTACTGTGAAGTGTCCCTATAATGAATCTGAGTGGAAAGAGAGGTCTGCTGATTTCTTCTGTCAGGGAGAAGACGTTtatcattgttttctttctcaAAACAAAGTATCCGTAGAAGAAATATGCATGGAAAGGACTATGATTCAGAAAG AATTTTGTCCAGTGTTTACGGATGATGGTTACTTACACTGGGCTCGGTGTAACCAGACAGGCTGTCCTAACGTAACATATGTCAGCGATGaagtatataaat atCGTGTATGCTTTGGAGACACAGACTGCAGTTTTACGTTCAG GGATGAAGAGGATGAAGAACCAGGTGGTTTGGCGCTGGGACTAGGACTAGGACTGGGGGTCGGAATTCTCCTGGTTATAGGTGTATCTGTGTTGGTTTACAGAAAGTTAAGCCGGCAAACTAAAGAAA ctaaaGATATTATAAATGGTACGACTGCGCTGAAGTCTGAGAGAATTATCTACGTTGTTGGTAATCTCGGAAATTCTGTATCCACAGTCGGGAAAGGAATAGTTGAGGCGTTTGCTAAAAAGCATAACATGGACCACATATATTCTAACTATCTGGACATTTCTGAAGATTTCGACTTCTCTCCGAACACGATATATTTTGTTGATGGATGGTTTGGATTGTGGAATGATAATCCTTGTGAAAAAAGCGGCGTCTTTGACTGTTTACGTCGTATCAAAGCGGAAGGAAAAGATCGAAATAAAAGGACAAAGTTTGTAATTGGACTGCGCACCGATATACGTGATTCTTACATAAAAGATTTCAAAGGAAATGGAATACCATTTTCTCAACGACATACAATATTACGTGAGTCAAGCTCAAAAGAGAAGTGGGTCAAATTGAAAAACCATTTACAGAATGTCAAACGAGCGTGCACTGCTGATGGATGCCAGTGTAAATCTTTGAAAGTTAAAGATATTATGTCGATTGACGCAGTGCCTATTGGACCACATCTTATGGTAAAGCTTTTGGATTTGGATCACACCAAGGCACGGGATCTTGTAGATGAGGATAAAGGGCCACTAACAGTGATGTGCGAACATTTCATGGGTTTAAAATCAAAAgatgaacaattttttaaatgtattatgtACATCGTTTTGATTGGATTTTATGATGAAAACGAATTTAGGCATGACGTCGCTACTCACTTTTCGATTTCAAAAACCAGTCTAAAGGAATGCGACTTGAAAAAATATACGAAGCGTTTGAAAGCCTCACAGCTGGCGCCAATGTGGACGTCACAGCTTACCGGTGTATCTAAAGAGAGAGAAGGAGTGTACGTCTTTTGGCACAACTTTCTCTACATTTGTGCGTTTCACGCCTGTTTCGCTTTATACCCTGATAAGATGATGCAATACTGTAACCTTGACGCCATACTACAGCTGGTCCGTCCCGAAGGTCAGAGGTCACCATTCACCGTGGAAGCAGACAAAACATTAATTTCTAGGTTTTATGAAGATAGAATAAGCGGGAAAGTTATCAAATGTGATGTGAAAGACCATCCGTTATTAATGTTTCTGAGAGACGGATTTAAAAACGACTGA
- the LOC125661998 gene encoding uncharacterized protein LOC125661998 isoform X2: MERTMIQKEFCPVFTDDGYLHWARCNQTGCPNVTYVSDEVYKYRVCFGDTDCSFTFRDEEDEEPGGLALGLGLGLGVGILLVIGVSVLVYRKLSRQTKETKDIINGTTALKSERIIYVVGNLGNSVSTVGKGIVEAFAKKHNMDHIYSNYLDISEDFDFSPNTIYFVDGWFGLWNDNPCEKSGVFDCLRRIKAEGKDRNKRTKFVIGLRTDIRDSYIKDFKGNGIPFSQRHTILRESSSKEKWVKLKNHLQNVKRACTADGCQCKSLKVKDIMSIDAVPIGPHLMVKLLDLDHTKARDLVDEDKGPLTVMCEHFMGLKSKDEQFFKCIMYIVLIGFYDENEFRHDVATHFSISKTSLKECDLKKYTKRLKASQLAPMWTSQLTGVSKEREGVYVFWHNFLYICAFHACFALYPDKMMQYCNLDAILQLVRPEGQRSPFTVEADKTLISRFYEDRISGKVIKCDVKDHPLLMFLRDGFKND, from the exons ATGGAAAGGACTATGATTCAGAAAG AATTTTGTCCAGTGTTTACGGATGATGGTTACTTACACTGGGCTCGGTGTAACCAGACAGGCTGTCCTAACGTAACATATGTCAGCGATGaagtatataaat atCGTGTATGCTTTGGAGACACAGACTGCAGTTTTACGTTCAG GGATGAAGAGGATGAAGAACCAGGTGGTTTGGCGCTGGGACTAGGACTAGGACTGGGGGTCGGAATTCTCCTGGTTATAGGTGTATCTGTGTTGGTTTACAGAAAGTTAAGCCGGCAAACTAAAGAAA ctaaaGATATTATAAATGGTACGACTGCGCTGAAGTCTGAGAGAATTATCTACGTTGTTGGTAATCTCGGAAATTCTGTATCCACAGTCGGGAAAGGAATAGTTGAGGCGTTTGCTAAAAAGCATAACATGGACCACATATATTCTAACTATCTGGACATTTCTGAAGATTTCGACTTCTCTCCGAACACGATATATTTTGTTGATGGATGGTTTGGATTGTGGAATGATAATCCTTGTGAAAAAAGCGGCGTCTTTGACTGTTTACGTCGTATCAAAGCGGAAGGAAAAGATCGAAATAAAAGGACAAAGTTTGTAATTGGACTGCGCACCGATATACGTGATTCTTACATAAAAGATTTCAAAGGAAATGGAATACCATTTTCTCAACGACATACAATATTACGTGAGTCAAGCTCAAAAGAGAAGTGGGTCAAATTGAAAAACCATTTACAGAATGTCAAACGAGCGTGCACTGCTGATGGATGCCAGTGTAAATCTTTGAAAGTTAAAGATATTATGTCGATTGACGCAGTGCCTATTGGACCACATCTTATGGTAAAGCTTTTGGATTTGGATCACACCAAGGCACGGGATCTTGTAGATGAGGATAAAGGGCCACTAACAGTGATGTGCGAACATTTCATGGGTTTAAAATCAAAAgatgaacaattttttaaatgtattatgtACATCGTTTTGATTGGATTTTATGATGAAAACGAATTTAGGCATGACGTCGCTACTCACTTTTCGATTTCAAAAACCAGTCTAAAGGAATGCGACTTGAAAAAATATACGAAGCGTTTGAAAGCCTCACAGCTGGCGCCAATGTGGACGTCACAGCTTACCGGTGTATCTAAAGAGAGAGAAGGAGTGTACGTCTTTTGGCACAACTTTCTCTACATTTGTGCGTTTCACGCCTGTTTCGCTTTATACCCTGATAAGATGATGCAATACTGTAACCTTGACGCCATACTACAGCTGGTCCGTCCCGAAGGTCAGAGGTCACCATTCACCGTGGAAGCAGACAAAACATTAATTTCTAGGTTTTATGAAGATAGAATAAGCGGGAAAGTTATCAAATGTGATGTGAAAGACCATCCGTTATTAATGTTTCTGAGAGACGGATTTAAAAACGACTGA
- the LOC125663402 gene encoding uncharacterized protein LOC125663402, which yields MTLSEIALATQKDEVLQSVMERISRGDWTGVDKDSDLFPYMRVKDKLPIVNYDEGSILLYETKIIMPHTLCKRVVVDLAHEGHQGIVKTKQFLRSTTWFLGLGQQVETICKQYFRWWKLFVIPVFDKIFSIFGIPEVLKTDNGPPFQSSEFAKFASYLGFRHQRITPLWPRTNSEAERFMKTLSKAIKTSNVEGLNWKQELYKFLRNYRAMPHSTTSVSPAESLLGRQLRIKLPGIEHSSTTLDRQVMIERDTARKHDMKQYADLKNHASKSDIKVYE from the exons ATGACACTCTCAGAGATAGCACTCGCAACACAGAAAGATGAAGTTTTACAATCTGTCATGGAGAGAATCTCACGAGGTGATTGGACCGGCGTAGACAAAGATTCTGATTTATTTCCTTACATGAGAGTGAAGGACAAACTTCCTATCGTTAATTACGATGAAGGCAGCATTCTTCTGTATGAAACAAAAATCATTATGCCTCACACTCTTTGTAAAAGAGTCGTTGTTGACCTCGCCCATGAAGGACATCAAGGAATAGTAAAGACTAAACAGTTTCTGAGAAGTACAACATGGTTCCTTGGTTTAGGACAGCAAGTAGAAACTATATGCAAGCAAT ATTTCCGATGGTGGAAATTGTTTGTCATTCCTGTATTTGACAAGATATTTTCTATATTTGGTATACCAGAAGTTCTCAAAACTGATAATGGACCACCATTTCAATCCAGTGAGTTTGCGAAATTTGCCAGCTACTTAGGATTTCGTCATCAGAGAATCACACCTTTGTGGCCAAGAACAAACAGTGAAGCTGAACGCTTCATGAAAACTTTGAGCAAAGCCATCAAAACATCCAATGTGGAAGGACTCAACTGGAAACAGGAGCTCTATAAGTTTCTCCGCAATTATCGTGCTATGCCACACAGCACAACATCAGTGTCACCAGCTGAATCACTTCTAGGACGACAACTTCGCATAAAGCTCCCAGGAATCGAACATAGTTCTACTACTCTTGACCGACAAGTGATGATAGAACGGGACACAGCTCGCAAACACGACATGAAGCAGTATGCAGATCTAAAGAACCATGCATCAAAAAGTGACATAAAGGTTTACGAGTGA